GAGAAACTAGAGGTGGGGCCAAGTTTGCCTCCATGTGAAGGCAATTGAGGGAAACCAGAgggtgttatgcccagaattcgtgatccccaaagaccaccagggagccgagtccgatgcaaaagcaaaagagcctttattcaagctagctcgagctcaatcccttacctgcaccgatgcagcggtgagataccagagagagagagcaagtttcaaaagcacaaaggttttataggggtctagaggcagttggtgaggtaatggctgtggcctcagacaattggctggggaagggccgGAGTCCTCTTACGCAGGTTGcagggcgtgttttgatcaggaagtttgaatgggtgagcgggaggttactcaaggggaggaggcgtggtctgaggtttctgtgattttcccggaaagggggcatgtcggggacatagtcactcaaggtggaggacacagaacaagatggagtagGTCcaccctttcattccccccttgtcatgtagcttgcggacccaatcatgggaccaGCTGCGTTTCTATTTTGTAATCCGGGGGCGTATGGTGACAAGaggaacagagtttggaggtcTATGTAaagttctgggaaccaagtgtccctggggtggctctgggaggtctgattaagtattgtccccaagctggtgtctatgatctgccaggtgatgttttggggggcatGGGGACTCCTGGCAGCATGAacaatgacaagcagagttaacagagttaccaatattaggtgggtTGAATGTGCTGTAGCTTGAGtttgagcgggttgtgttggtcccgattGATGGCCCATCGCGTGACGAAGTCCTTCCAGATtgaggaggggtccgctggccgaacgtgggtgtgatggacccaggtcaCGATGCCGTCTACTTTGAGAGTGGTGGGGGTTGTCAgcaccacgatgtagggtcccttccagcgcggctcgagggtctctcggtggtgcctcttgacgtagacccagtctcccggcctgtactgatgaaGTGTCGGGGTTGGGCCAGCCTCATAGATGGCACGGAGGCATGGCCAAATGTCCTCGTGTGCCCTCTGGagccctctcaaggaaagaaaaagttcttgatctttaaactcagcaacAAGTTCAGCTCGAAGGTTGGGAATAatagggggtggcctgccaaacatgatctcatAGGGAGTAACACCCAAGGTGTAAGGAGTGTTCCTAACCCAGTAAAGGGCATAcagtaggagagtcacccagtccccgccagtctccatggttaatttggtaagggtctcttttagggttctattcattctttctacctgtcctgagctctggggcctataagcacaatgtaatttccagttttcccccaccgccttggctactgGCTGCGttacctgcgagataaaagctggtccattgtctgatcctatcatggcaggaaaaccatacctgggtaagatgtcttctagtagcttcttagccaccatCTGAACCGTTTCATGCTTGGTTtggtatgcctccacccagccagagaaggtgtcagCTGTAACTCCTCCTGTGTCCAGCCCACACAAAGCTGCTGtcatcagtgaaccaagtagcctcggCATCGGGGAGGGGCCGGTCGGTCTGGTCCATCCGGAATCCATGTACTTGCTCCAGGATTCCCGCACAGTCATGTAGTGGAGTGCctaggtcagggtcgggcagcagggttgcaggattgagggcCACACTGGGGTGGAACCACACCcgtggagggttgagtaggaggctctggtaatgagtcatacGTGTGTTGCTCATCCATCTATCAAGAGGCTGTTTCAGGACTCCTTCAGTGgcgtgtggggtcgtgatccagatctcctgaCCTAGGTAGGGTCAGTTTGTCTGGgtccttgactaggagtgctgtcgcTGCAATAATTTTGAGGCATGGTGGCCAGCCGGCAGTCACTGGGTCTAGCTTCTTGGACAGGTAAGCCACCGGGTGGTTCCAGGGGCCTAAGCcttgagttagaaccccttttgctattcccttatgttcatctacaAAAAGGTGGAAGGGCTTCGTAATGTCTggcaggcccagggctggggcacttaggagggccttttttaactgattaaaggcagtttcttctttttcagcccatttaaatgttttcccctctttggtagcttcatataaGGACCTGGCGATCTCAACAAAACCCGGAACCCAGAGGCAGCAGTAGCCGGCCGATCCTAGGAATTCCCTTACTTCTCTttgggaggtgggagtagggatctttaggacagtttcttttctggcatctgataaccGCTGCTGTCCaccctccaggatatatcccaggtaacttaccctctccctgcatatctgagccttcttcgcGGATGCCCGGTACCCTAAGGCCCCTAGGATAGCaagcaggtcctgggtccctcgctcacagtctTTGGCCATGTCAGCAGCAATCAGGAGGTCATCTATGTACTGtaggagggtgaggccagggtgctcccttctgtactcacccaggtcccGTGTAGTGCCTCATCGAAGATGGTGGAcgaatttttgaatccctgaagcagccgtgtccaggtgagttgcccactgtagccctcctctggatcatgccactcgaagatgaacaagggttggctctggggtgtcagcagcagactgaagaaggcatcctttaaatgtagtacagtataccagaccctggagggcgccaaggagctcaagagagtatatgggttgggaacagttgggtgtatgtccgcgaccctcttatttacctcccggaggtcttgtactggtcggtagtcatttgtgtgaggctttttgaccggcagtagGGGGGTGTTCCAGGGAGACTGGaaaggaactagtacccctaggtttcgtagtctccggatgtgtggctggatccccttccgggTCTCctgacatggggtattgtttgattcTTATCGGACTTTTCTCCTGGCTTGAGTTCTACCAGGACCGGGTCCTGTGAGTGGCTAGTCCTatcccccccatctctgcccaaaccgaggggaattcttgtagccatctgtctatattatcctctctcaggagcgcctcctggtggaggcagtattcatcctccagtttcatggtcaggacctggatggggtggcccttgccatcaGTGACCCCTTGTCACCGtccccccttgtctgaaagttatctgatctccaatcttggtcagtaagtcccgtcctaacagcgggtaggggcattctggtattaccataaaggagtgggatacctgGCCTGTCCCCAAATCTACAGTTCTTTGGGTAGTCCATGAATGCTGactcataccagttgccccttgtacccaggacttcttgctggctagttttccttgtggggtgcggaggacctaatgttgtgctccggtgtcgacgaggaagtcaacaggggtcccctccactttaagtgTTACCCTGGGCTCGGGAAGAGGGTCCAAACcctgactcccctaatcactcagttcatctagctctaggacttttactcgatcagtcttgcttcccttcccgctgGCCTTTTTCGGACAATCTtgggcccaatgccctatctccttgcagtatgcgcactgatctttctgcagcctctgcttcccccccccccccctttggtggttcctttacctttttttgCGTTGTCTGCCAGCTTCCAGAGATGGCGGTCTCGTTCCTcagggaagtcagcagtggtagctagtagtattctggccaggtctcgagtctgcttactgctggcagctgctatggcgcgagcctgcttgtcctcaggaggcttcCAGTTATTATATActtttcggctaccaccagtaagtctagtctatctattttctgcaattttctcctaatgtctatggccgattggtttacaaaggccatgataacagctccCTTGCTTTCcagagcctctggatccatgggggtgtAGGTACAGAATGCCTCCATGATCCATTCTAAgaaggcagccggagattcatcttttcccagttgtacatttcctaccttggccaaattggttggctttctagcagccattcggagaccccccattagagtctggcggtagacctGGAGCCTCTCCTTACTTTCTGCCATGTTGAAATCCTGCTGGGGctgagttaaggggaaggaggcatctatctgagcctggttgttggtgggattcccgtctgcGCCTGGAACTAGTTTTTGGGCCTcattaggattctttctctttcttcagtcatGAACAGGACCTGCATAAGCTGCTGGCAATcatcccacgtgggctgatgagtaaaaagaacagagtctaataaatcaataagccctgccagtttctcagaaaacttaggattctgagctttccaattgtagaggtcactagtggcgaaaggccaatagtgatggggctgatttcCCTCCGTGTCTGGGTGTCCAGTGGCTCACAGGGGCAGAATAATGGAGTCAGAGGTGGaggcggattgctccctctgagccctttgtctggtaaagggcg
This window of the Prionailurus viverrinus isolate Anna chromosome B3, UM_Priviv_1.0, whole genome shotgun sequence genome carries:
- the LOC125168017 gene encoding uncharacterized protein LOC125168017, coding for MWNSLIGFRGTWNPLIGFGGMWNPLKGLRRGGLLPPVGTTRDLGEYRREHPGLTLLQYIDDLLIAADMAKDCERGTQDLLAILGALGYRASAKKAQICRERALHYMTVRESWSKYMDSGWTRPTGPSPMPRLLGSLMTAALCGLDTGGVTADTFSGWVEAYQTKHETVQMVAKKLLEDILPRPGDWVYVKRHHRETLEPRWKGPYIVVLTTPTTLKVDGIVTWVHHTHVRPADPSSIWKDFVTRWAINRDQHNPLKLKLQHIQPT